TTATAATCGATGTTAATAAAATCAGCCACCGATATGAGTGGCATCATAACTAGGGAACTCACTATGGGCATTATCAGTCTTGTACTTATCTTCGTATCAATCGCCGCCGTCTTATTGTATTTCAAACAACAGTTGAAAGACCGCAAAAAAGACTGTCGCGAATCCTTTGTCTCTTTGCGCATTGCGCTCGACTGCCGACATCAGGCCGTCCGTCATGTATTGGATGCATACAGCAAACATCTGTACGAGCAGGGCATTGCATCGGATCAACACGTTCAGCAGATGTGTACCGAAGTCGAAACTGCATTGGCGCAAACTGCCAAAACATTTTCCGAATACAAAATCAAACATCTGTGTGAAGCCGAAACAGCATTGAATTATGCGCTGAAAAAATTGCAAACTGCTGTCAACGGCCTTTTGAAACAGTATCCTGATGAGCAATTGGCCGGTTTGATGGAAATGCTGGATGCTGCAGAAGCGGAAGTCGCATCGGCACGTCGCACTTACAACCGCAGAGCCGGAAGCTACAACCATCATTTGAACAAGCTGCCCAACCGCCTTGTCGCCAAGCCATTAGGCTTTGACAAGCAGGCAGGATTGGTTCGTTTTACGGAAAACCAAACGCAACGCATGAGCAGTAATATGTTGGCTTAAAAATTAAGCAGTTCGCTGAATAAGTGATAAACAAAAGGCCGTCTGAAATATTAATTTCAGACGGCCTTTTGTGTGCTCTTAATGAAAAATACTTAGGCTTTGGCCAATTTATTGGGCAAAGCGGATCAGGCTGTCGGCAAGCTTATCGGCTGCAGTTTCATAACCTTGTGCAGAGAAGTGAACGCCGTCTTTGGCTGCCAAGCCTTGAGCCATCCAGCTTTTCATGCTGCATGCCCCGCCCATCGCATCCTGCCAAGACCAGAACATGATTTTTTCGTCACGGGCAACGCGTTGCTGCATTTGTTGTACTTCGCTGAGTAAGACCGGACGGTTGCCACAGCTGCCGTAGGCAGTTTTCAAAGATTCCGGAGCGCCGAGGATCAGGATACCTGCGTTGGGCAGGGTATTTTTGATTTGACGGATGTAATTGCGCCATGTCCGCTCGGTAGAGGAAATATCGAGGTTGCCGGAAAAGGCTTCGTTGGTACCGTAGGCAAGGATGATTAAATCGGCTTTGGTTTGTGCCAAATCTTCCCACATACCCGGCCGCCATTTTGACCATTGGGATAACTGTGCGCCGTTGATGCCCATGGCGGAAACGGTTACGCCGCGTCCTGGGCGTTCGATATTAATGAAACCGATTTGCCAAGGCATGCTGCTGCTGAGCGTCATTGGCAGGGAGGCGTTGGTATGCAACAGTTGCCAGCCGTTTTGTTTGGCCGGGATTTCGCGGCCGTTGACGGTCAGGGTTTGCTCGGACCAAACCGGTTTGCCGAAAATGGAGATTTGTTGCATATCCATGCTGCCATCGGCTGCGCTTAAGGTAACGCTGCCGCCATCGGCGCGTGCTTCAATACCGCCGAAAGAAAAATCGCTGTGTGATTTGCGGCTGCTGATGGTGTTCCAACCGCTGCCGCTGTAACGGACGGTAGCCATACGCTGGCCCTTGACGGTGTTGGGATAAACCCAACCGATGCCGCCATTGCCCCATTGTTGTTGCAAACGGCGACGCAGGCGGTCGGTGAAATAGTCGCCGGCGGTGTGTGAGTCGCCGACTTGGATAATGCGGAACTTGCCGTCTGACGTATGGTTGAGCTGTTGCAGTTTGTTCAGCCAGGCAGGGCGGTTGGAGCCATAGTTGCTTAACAGGCCGTCATTGGTTGCGCAGGCGGTAATAGGGAGTGCGAGAAGCGTGAGGAGTAAGGTTTTATTAAATTTCATGGTTGTGTATCGTGTGTAAAATTAATTTTTTCCATAATTTTTCCGGCCAGTAGTTTTTGGCCTTCTGCGGAAAAGTGAATGCCGTCCTTGCTGCGGTAACGGATGATTTTTCCATCTACTTTGACAGAGTCGGCATATTCTTCTGCGCCATTGCTCAACAGTTTGTCGGTCGGCAGCCAGATGGCTTGAGGCGATACTGTACCCGACAGGATTTTGTCGAGGTAGCGCATCTGTTCGTTGAGCTTGGCTTTTTTCATGTAAGGAATGCCCAGCCAAATGACTTGGACATCATGTGCGGAGGCTGCATCAAGAATACGGCGGACGCGGTTGAGGTATTCTGCCTCCCATTCGGGGGAAGCGAACTTCAGATATTTTTTACCCATCGGGAAATCCCAAGGGTCGTTAGGGCCTAAGAATACAACCAAAACGCGGATGTCGGGTTCTTTTTGCAAAGTTTGTTCGATGGTTTTTGGCCAGTCGAAGAAATTGGGGTAGGACAAACCGGTACTTTGTTTGCTGAGGTTGACTGATTGTACGCCATATTCTTGCTTGAGGTGTTTTTGTACGAAAGGTGCAACGCCCTGCATCAGCGAGTCGCCGGCAAAGAAAACTTTATTGCCTTTTTTCAATACAACCTGCGTTGCCGACTGATCAGCCTGATTGCTTGGCTCGCTGGCGACGGTATCCGTATTGTTAGCCGCATCAGAAGCGGCAGTCTCTTTTTGATTGTCTGATGTTTCAATGTTTTCCGTATTTTCAGACGGCCTTGTTGTTTCAATGCCAGAGTTTTCCGAAACCAAAGCGTCTTCTGCTTCCAGCGAAGCTTTCAGGCCGTCTGAAAATTCGTAGGCTTTTTGTTGCCAATCCGCACCGATACGCCACCAAGCGTATTCGGATAAAGGCTCAAGCGGGCTGTTCTCATGATAGGTCTGCTGCCAATAGGCATTGATGGAGTTTTGGGCAAACCACGTCAGCGCAACCGCACTGAGCAGAATCGAAACAAACAGGGAGATAAAGCGTTTCATGTTCTGCTCCTTAGAAGTTGGCGTAAATAAAGCCTGGAATGCCGGACGGGGCGAAGACGATAATCAGGGCGAGGATAAGCGTGATGGGGATAAACCACAGCCATGCAGGCAGTTTGTCCAAGCCTTTTACCGATGCTTCAAATAAGCGAAGCAAATACGGGTACAGCAAAAGCATCAGTGCAAATGCACCCAGCAACATGAGGTCGGTCGGCAGAGGCGCGTTCCAACCTTTGTCATTGGCAAATAATGCGCTGAACAGCATTTCCGTATCGGCAAGCGTTGCGCTGTTGAACACGACAAAAGCGAAACAAACGAAATGGAAGGTAAACAGCCAGGCAAGCGGTTTGCCGATTTTCAGACGGCCTAAGGCATTGCGGCCGACGATTTTGTCGCCGCAGTTAAGGAATACCAAAGCCGCACCGTGCAGTGCGCCCCAAATCAAAAAGCTCCAGCCGTAGCCATGCCAAATGCCGGAAAGCAACATGGCAATCATCAGGTTGAGCTGGGTGCGTCCGAAGCCTTTTTTGCTGCCGCCCAAAGGGATATAGATATAGTCGCGAATCCAGGTGGACAGGCTGATATGCCATCTGTCCCAGAAGTCGCGGATGTTGATGGCGCGAAGCGGCGCGGCAAAGTTTTTCGGCAGCTGGAAGCCGAGCAGCATGGCCAAACCGATGACCAAATCCGAGTAGCCGGAAAAGTCGAAAAAGAGTTGGAAGGTATAGCCATAAATCGCAGACAACACACCCCAGCCATCGAACTGGGCCGGATTTTCAAAAACAGGCGATACCCAGCCTTCCGCCAATACGCCGGCAAGCCACCACTTTTTGGCAATGCCCAACACAATCAGGCCGACCGCCAAAGCCGGATAAATCAGCTGGCGTGCCTGTTTGGTGCGGATTTGCACCAATGCCCCCGCTTGTTCGCCGTCTATGCTTTTAAAAGCTGTCGCACGGATAATCGGGCCGGATGTGATGGTGGGGAAGAAGCTCAGATGCAGTAGGAGCTCGTGCCATTCAAAACGGTCTCCTTTAGGCTCGCGGTAGCAATACACCAAGTAAGCCAGCGATTGGAAAGTGTAATAAGACAAGCCCAAGGGCAAAAGGATATCGATGACGGCGCTTTGCCCCGTATATTGCTGAATAATCGGGCGGAAAAAGTCGAAATATTTGAAGAAACACAAAACAGTCAATGCCGCCGAAATACCGCAACCCAGCCAAAATTTGCGGATATTCTCGTTTTCAGAAAACATCAGCACGCTGATCAGGTAAACCACAGACGAGTAAACCAAAATCAGCGCGGCAAAAATGGGGTCGATACGGTAAAGCCAGCCCAGTCCGGCAACCAAAAGTAAAACGTTTTGAACTTGCGGCAAACGTGCAAATGCCCAGTACAGCGGCAAAAATACGATAAAGAATACCGCAAACTCAATAGACAGCAACGGCATGACAATTCCTTGATGTGTTTAAACTTTCAAACTTTTCGATTGATTGTTATTTTTTGGCGTTAAGTTTTGCACGGATGACTTCGACTACCGCGGGTAAAATCGAAATCACGATGATTGCCGCCATGACTAAGCCCAGATTGTTTTTGACGACGGGGATATTGGCGAAGAAGTAGCCTGCATAGGAAAACGACAATACCCACAACACCGCGCCGATAATGTTGTAACGGATAAACGTCGCGTAGTGCATATCGCCCATGCCTGCGACAAATGGCGCAAACGTCCGCACAATCGGCACAAAGCGGGCAATGATGATGGTTTTGCCGCCGTGTTTTTCATAGAACGCATGGGTTTTTTCCAAATACGAACGGCGGAAAATTTTGGAATCCGGATTGGCAAACAGTTTTTGTCCAAAATACTTGCCGATCATAAAATTGGCCGCATCGCCTAAAATGGCAGCCGCTAAGAGCAGCAATACCATGACGTGGATATTCATGCCGCCGATGGCAGCAATACCGCCGGCAGCAAACAGTAGCGAGTCGCCGGGTAAAAATGGCGTTACGACCAAACCGGTTTCGCAGAAAATCACAACAAACAAAATCGCGTAAATCCACGGGCCGTATTGGGCGGAAAGGTGGACAAGGTGTTGGTCGATATGGAGGATGAAATCGATAATGGTAGAAATCACTAGGGTTCCCAAATAAAAAGGCCGTCTGAAAAAGAACAGACAAATGTTTCGGCGAGAAGTTCGACATTGTAAAACCAAAGCGGAATAAAACCAATGCCGTAAGCGCATCAAGATATGTTTAGAAGTGCAGATATGTTGCAGGTATAGGCTTCAGACGGCCTTTATCCTTGATGGTGGACGGCAAAACAACGTAAAATAAAGCCGATTTCAACCTAACCGGTGCGCCTTTGTGAACCAGCTCATCTTCGATTTTGCCAGCCATGATTATCCAGGCTTCGACAAATTTCTGGGAACAGAAAATGCCGAGCTGGTGTATGTGTTGCAGCACAAACATGGGCAATTTATCTATGTTTGGGGCGAAGAGGGCGCAGGCAAAAGCCATCTCTTGCAGGCATGGGTCGCACAGGCGCTCGATGCCGGACGAAATGCCCTCTATATTGATGCCGCCGCCACGCCGCTGACAGAAGCCGCATTGGATGCGGAATATCTTGCCATTGACCAAATCGAAAAGCTTAATAATGAAGAACAGGCTTTACTGTTTGCCATATTCAACCGCTTCCGCAACAGCGGCAAAGGCTTTTTGCTTTTGAGTTCCGAATATACGCCGCAGCAACTCGTTATCCGCGAAGACCTGCGCACACGCATGGCGTATTGCTTGGTTTACGAAGTCAAACCGTTGACCGACCGGGAAAAAATCGATGCGCTCGTCAGCATGGCGGCTGCCCGTCAGGTAACCATCGATCCGGAAATTTTCGAATACCTGCTGAACCATTGGCGGCGCGATATGGACAGCCTGATGCAAATGCTCGATACCCTCGACAACTACGCCGTTATGATGGGCAAGCGCATTACTTTGCCGCTTTTGCGCCAGCTTTTAAAACAACAGGAAACCCAATGAAAAACCTTGCCATTTTCGACCTCGACAATACCTTAATCAATACCGATTCGGATCACTCTTGGCCGCAATACCTGATTAAAAAAGGCATAGTCGATGCGGCTGAAACCGAGGCGCAAAATGAAAAGTTCTACCAAGACTATCAAAACGGTTGTCTTGATATCGATGCCTTCCTCAAATTCCATCTCGCACCTTTAGCCCGTTTCAGCAAGGAAGAATTGGCTGAGTTTCATCGCGAGTTTATGGCCGAATATATTGTTCCGCACATTTCTCCGATGCAGCGTATGTTGGTGCAAAGCCATCAAATGGCGGGCGATGAAATGTTGGTTATTTCTTCGACCAACGAGTTCATCATTACCCCGATCTGTCATCTTTTCGGTATTCACAACATTATCGGTACACAGCTTGAAACCGGCGAAGACGGCCGATATACCGGCAACTATGTCGGTACGCCCAGCCTGAAAGAAGGCAAAATTACCCGATTGAACCAATGGCTTGCCGAGCGAGGCGAGACCTTTGAAAGCTACGGTAAGGTTTATTTTTACAGCGACTCCAAAAACGATTTGCCGTTGCTGCGTATCGTGAACGAACCTGTCGCCGTCAATCCGGATGCAGAGCTGGAAAAAGAAGCCAAAGCAAAAGGTTGGCCGATTTTGAATTTCAAATAACGACGAATCAGGCCGTCTGAAATATTTAATCTAACCACAACCCTAATAAGGACTAAAACATGAAAACGACTAAACTCCTCGCCTCAGCCCTGTTGTTTGCCGCTGTATTCGGTACCGCAGAAGCAGCCGATACCGAAACCTTGGAAGCCATGAAAGCGCAAAATGGCAGCGTTAAAACCGTTTTGATGGATGTCTTCACAACTCCTGCCGGCAATGTTGACCGCGTGAATATCATTCAATCCAGCGGCAATCCTGAAATGGACGAACGCGCAGTGAAAAGCGTTTCCAAATATCCTTATCCGAAACGTAAAACTGCATCTAAATATCAGCACGCCGTTACTTTTGAAACCAATGTTGAAGTAATCAACAACTGATTCGGACGCAAGGCCGTCTGAAAAACAGAAGGCGTTTTGATTGGGAAATTCCCTGTCAAAACGCCGTTTTATTCTTTAAACAAGTATAACCAAAATTTCCGTAAAACCACACGCTCCGGTGCTATACTGAAACAAATAAACCGCTTCATTACACATCATGTCTCCCCGTCCAGTTACCATTACTTCCTACAATATGCACAAAGGCATGTCTGCGCTCAACCGCAAAGTGCAGGTCAACCGTATGGCTGACGCGCTGGGTACATTGGGTTCGGACGTTTTGTTTTTACAAGAAGTCCAAGGACAACATCTCAACAGAAGCCGCCGTACCGACTTCCCCGATGCGCCGCATTACGACATCATCGGCGACAGCCTCGATTATCATCGCAGCTATGGTAAAAATGCCGTGTATCCCAAACGACACCACGGCAACGCCATTCTCAGC
This genomic interval from Neisseria sp. Marseille-Q5346 contains the following:
- a CDS encoding LemA family protein produces the protein MGIISLVLIFVSIAAVLLYFKQQLKDRKKDCRESFVSLRIALDCRHQAVRHVLDAYSKHLYEQGIASDQHVQQMCTEVETALAQTAKTFSEYKIKHLCEAETALNYALKKLQTAVNGLLKQYPDEQLAGLMEMLDAAEAEVASARRTYNRRAGSYNHHLNKLPNRLVAKPLGFDKQAGLVRFTENQTQRMSSNMLA
- a CDS encoding SGNH/GDSL hydrolase family protein yields the protein MKFNKTLLLTLLALPITACATNDGLLSNYGSNRPAWLNKLQQLNHTSDGKFRIIQVGDSHTAGDYFTDRLRRRLQQQWGNGGIGWVYPNTVKGQRMATVRYSGSGWNTISSRKSHSDFSFGGIEARADGGSVTLSAADGSMDMQQISIFGKPVWSEQTLTVNGREIPAKQNGWQLLHTNASLPMTLSSSMPWQIGFINIERPGRGVTVSAMGINGAQLSQWSKWRPGMWEDLAQTKADLIILAYGTNEAFSGNLDISSTERTWRNYIRQIKNTLPNAGILILGAPESLKTAYGSCGNRPVLLSEVQQMQQRVARDEKIMFWSWQDAMGGACSMKSWMAQGLAAKDGVHFSAQGYETAADKLADSLIRFAQ
- the patB gene encoding peptidoglycan O-acetyltransferase PatB, with the protein product MKRFISLFVSILLSAVALTWFAQNSINAYWQQTYHENSPLEPLSEYAWWRIGADWQQKAYEFSDGLKASLEAEDALVSENSGIETTRPSENTENIETSDNQKETAASDAANNTDTVASEPSNQADQSATQVVLKKGNKVFFAGDSLMQGVAPFVQKHLKQEYGVQSVNLSKQSTGLSYPNFFDWPKTIEQTLQKEPDIRVLVVFLGPNDPWDFPMGKKYLKFASPEWEAEYLNRVRRILDAASAHDVQVIWLGIPYMKKAKLNEQMRYLDKILSGTVSPQAIWLPTDKLLSNGAEEYADSVKVDGKIIRYRSKDGIHFSAEGQKLLAGKIMEKINFTHDTQP
- a CDS encoding MBOAT family protein, whose amino-acid sequence is MPLLSIEFAVFFIVFLPLYWAFARLPQVQNVLLLVAGLGWLYRIDPIFAALILVYSSVVYLISVLMFSENENIRKFWLGCGISAALTVLCFFKYFDFFRPIIQQYTGQSAVIDILLPLGLSYYTFQSLAYLVYCYREPKGDRFEWHELLLHLSFFPTITSGPIIRATAFKSIDGEQAGALVQIRTKQARQLIYPALAVGLIVLGIAKKWWLAGVLAEGWVSPVFENPAQFDGWGVLSAIYGYTFQLFFDFSGYSDLVIGLAMLLGFQLPKNFAAPLRAINIRDFWDRWHISLSTWIRDYIYIPLGGSKKGFGRTQLNLMIAMLLSGIWHGYGWSFLIWGALHGAALVFLNCGDKIVGRNALGRLKIGKPLAWLFTFHFVCFAFVVFNSATLADTEMLFSALFANDKGWNAPLPTDLMLLGAFALMLLLYPYLLRLFEASVKGLDKLPAWLWFIPITLILALIIVFAPSGIPGFIYANF
- a CDS encoding DedA family protein, which encodes MISTIIDFILHIDQHLVHLSAQYGPWIYAILFVVIFCETGLVVTPFLPGDSLLFAAGGIAAIGGMNIHVMVLLLLAAAILGDAANFMIGKYFGQKLFANPDSKIFRRSYLEKTHAFYEKHGGKTIIIARFVPIVRTFAPFVAGMGDMHYATFIRYNIIGAVLWVLSFSYAGYFFANIPVVKNNLGLVMAAIIVISILPAVVEVIRAKLNAKK
- the hda gene encoding DnaA regulatory inactivator Hda; protein product: MNQLIFDFASHDYPGFDKFLGTENAELVYVLQHKHGQFIYVWGEEGAGKSHLLQAWVAQALDAGRNALYIDAAATPLTEAALDAEYLAIDQIEKLNNEEQALLFAIFNRFRNSGKGFLLLSSEYTPQQLVIREDLRTRMAYCLVYEVKPLTDREKIDALVSMAAARQVTIDPEIFEYLLNHWRRDMDSLMQMLDTLDNYAVMMGKRITLPLLRQLLKQQETQ
- a CDS encoding HAD family hydrolase, with protein sequence MKNLAIFDLDNTLINTDSDHSWPQYLIKKGIVDAAETEAQNEKFYQDYQNGCLDIDAFLKFHLAPLARFSKEELAEFHREFMAEYIVPHISPMQRMLVQSHQMAGDEMLVISSTNEFIITPICHLFGIHNIIGTQLETGEDGRYTGNYVGTPSLKEGKITRLNQWLAERGETFESYGKVYFYSDSKNDLPLLRIVNEPVAVNPDAELEKEAKAKGWPILNFK
- a CDS encoding TonB family protein, whose amino-acid sequence is MKTTKLLASALLFAAVFGTAEAADTETLEAMKAQNGSVKTVLMDVFTTPAGNVDRVNIIQSSGNPEMDERAVKSVSKYPYPKRKTASKYQHAVTFETNVEVINN